The Streptomyces collinus DNA segment CTGCGGGCCTCGTCGTCGCCCAGCAGGTCCCGCACCCGGCGGCCGAGCTCCACTCCGTAGCCGTACACCACGGACGGCGACTGCGGCACGTGCTTGCCCAGGACGTTCGACACCAGCAGGTGGGCCCGCTTGGGGTTGCGGCGCAGCGCCAGCCCCAGCAGACCGGTCAGCCGGCCGTCACCGGCGAGCTCGACGCCGAGCCGCTCGGCGACCCAGCTGCCGGACCAGACGCCGTCCGCGTCGTCGCGCACCTCGCGGTGCTCCCCCTCGTTCACTGCCTTCTCCATGAACCCTTCGCATCCTCGGAAGCCGTGCGGTCAGGCCGGCAGTCCCGCCGCCAGCAGTTCCACGAAGCCGATGTCCTGGTTCGCCACGCCGAAAACCTCGGCACGCAGCAGGGTCCGCTCGGCCCAGGCCCGGTGCGGCTTCACCTCGTTCATCTTGTTCGTGTACGCCGATCTCAGCACACCTCCGCCGCCGCGCTCGGGGCGCAGGATGTCCTGGGCGTCCGTGAACTCCTCGTGGCTGACGACCGACAGGGCGTGCACCGGCAGCACGTGCGAGGGGTGGATGCAGGTCTTGCCCAGCAGTCCGTTGGCGTGGTCCAGGGAGATCTCCCTCAGCAGACCGTCCATGGCGTGCTCAATCAGCTTCTCGCGCAGCTCCGCGGCCTGCACCTCCAGGAACGGGCTCTGCCGCAGCAGCGGCTTGAACATGCGCTCCTGGACCCGGAAGTACTCCCACACCGGCCCGGTGACGGTGAAGCCGGTCCCGTCGGCGCGGCCCAGCATGTTCACCACGTCGGCGATCACGGAGGCGACGATCTGCACGTCGTAGGCCGTCATGTCGGGGCCTCTGCGCAGCCCGTAGGAGGAGCAGAAGTCCGTCACACCGAGGCGCAGGGCGAGGACGCGGTCGCGGTACTTGTCGACGGCCCGGGAGATGCCTTCCAGGGTCTCCACGCGCGACTCCCGGTAGAGCAGCTCCGGGGACTCCAGCACGGGCATGGCGAAAAGGCGACGGCCGCTTTCGGCCTCGGCGATGGCCAGGGCCTCCAGGAAGGGGATGCCGCGTTCCTCGGTGAACTTGGGCAGGACGAATCCGGACAGCTGCCGGACGGCGGGGCCGAGGCGGCGCACCAGGTCGGGTATCTGCTCGGGGGCGCGGACCCGGATGAACAGCAGCGGCAGGTCGGCGTCCGGGAGCTCGTCCAGGGCCGTCAGCTGGCGGACGAGGTTCTCCTCGCCGGGGCCGACGTCCGCGTCGTCGATCGAGTCCTCCAGGCACAACACCATCGAGACCACACCGCGGGCGGCCTGCTTGAGGACGTCGTCGGCCAGGCGCGGCCGGGTGGCGGGGCTGTACAGCGTGGCGCCGAGGGCGGCCGCGAGCAGCCGGGCCGGGGAGTCCGGCGTGAACACGCCCGGCTCGCGGAAGAAGAGACGCTTCCGCACCTCAGGGGCGACGTGCCCGAAATGACGCATAAAGCTCCCCCGTGGTGATGGTGCGACCTGCGAATCGACGAAAGGTGGCCGGTAATAGTACGTAGAAGTCCGTGTCGGAGGTTCCCATCAGGCATGAATTTCAGGTAACGCGGGCAATCACAGCCAGTACCCAGCCATGACAACCGTAGTCCGCGACGGCGGTCGGCGCCGCTCGCGACCAGGGGCCCCGCGTTGTCGTGAGCAGGACCGAGCAGGCAGGATGACCGCATGACGCACGCCATGCTGAAGGGGTCGAACGTCCCGCTGGAAGCCACCACGGTGCGCGCCGTGCTGCGCTGGACACCGGGGCAGGGGGTTCCGGACGTCGACGCCTCCGCGCTGCTCCTCGGCCCCGACGGCCGTGTGCGCTCCGACGAGGACTTCGTCTTCTACAACCAGCCCCGGCACCCGGCCGGGAAGGTGTGGCGGCTCGGCAAGAAGCGGGTCGCCGAGGGCCTTACCGACACGATC contains these protein-coding regions:
- a CDS encoding HpcH/HpaI aldolase/citrate lyase family protein, yielding MRHFGHVAPEVRKRLFFREPGVFTPDSPARLLAAALGATLYSPATRPRLADDVLKQAARGVVSMVLCLEDSIDDADVGPGEENLVRQLTALDELPDADLPLLFIRVRAPEQIPDLVRRLGPAVRQLSGFVLPKFTEERGIPFLEALAIAEAESGRRLFAMPVLESPELLYRESRVETLEGISRAVDKYRDRVLALRLGVTDFCSSYGLRRGPDMTAYDVQIVASVIADVVNMLGRADGTGFTVTGPVWEYFRVQERMFKPLLRQSPFLEVQAAELREKLIEHAMDGLLREISLDHANGLLGKTCIHPSHVLPVHALSVVSHEEFTDAQDILRPERGGGGVLRSAYTNKMNEVKPHRAWAERTLLRAEVFGVANQDIGFVELLAAGLPA